The Streptomyces spororaveus genome includes a region encoding these proteins:
- a CDS encoding class I adenylate-forming enzyme family protein, whose translation MTPQEHWWSASQSYVSDILAVFEAAPDRPAVNWRGETLSRGELVRSVTEAFHALHDNGVRAGDVVAVLVAPNSPEMLTARYAAHLLGGAVCYLRSTNPGTSEVALPLDQQIQILRDTQAVTVYTDAENAPRAAELAAGTGGLPVTRLPGAADTGKTERTDDAPRAVPLDPDALALITFTSGSTGRPKGIRMAGRAWNGLVRGQVAAGGEAGGVKLLVTTPLSHTVGSMADTALALGGEVHLHENFDAEQFVNTVADEGIAWTFMATVHLFQLLDHLEERGLRDVEEGRLAPLQRLIYSGSAAAPARIAQAVKAFGLIMVQAYGTGETGRLTTLFPHEHLDPWLSTTVGRPFPDVEVVVGDQETGAPLGTGEVGEVRVRTPHMMDGYTGDPAATAKVLRDGWYHTGDIGYTDEHGYLHLLGRVADVVKVNGVKVHPTVVEREILSLAGVRHAAVYGVRDQDGVEHLYATIVGDPAVPLETDAIRAHLAQSLSGLHVPERISVVDALPLNGNGKPDKVRLQLLDA comes from the coding sequence GTGACCCCGCAGGAACATTGGTGGAGCGCAAGCCAGAGTTATGTGTCGGACATCCTCGCGGTGTTTGAGGCGGCACCGGATCGCCCCGCTGTGAATTGGCGAGGCGAGACGCTCTCCCGGGGCGAACTGGTCCGGTCGGTGACCGAGGCGTTCCACGCACTGCACGACAACGGCGTGCGCGCGGGCGATGTCGTGGCCGTTCTGGTGGCGCCCAACAGCCCGGAGATGCTCACGGCACGCTATGCGGCGCATCTGCTCGGCGGCGCGGTGTGCTACCTGCGGTCGACCAACCCGGGAACCAGCGAGGTCGCCCTTCCGCTGGACCAGCAGATCCAGATCCTGCGGGACACCCAGGCCGTGACCGTCTACACGGACGCCGAGAACGCGCCGCGCGCCGCCGAACTCGCCGCGGGCACCGGGGGACTGCCCGTGACGCGCCTGCCGGGTGCCGCCGACACCGGGAAGACGGAACGTACGGACGACGCCCCGCGCGCGGTGCCGCTGGACCCGGACGCGCTGGCCCTCATCACGTTCACCAGCGGCAGCACCGGACGGCCGAAGGGCATCCGGATGGCGGGCCGGGCATGGAACGGCCTGGTCCGGGGCCAGGTGGCCGCCGGTGGCGAGGCCGGGGGCGTCAAGCTCCTGGTGACCACGCCGCTGAGTCACACCGTCGGCAGCATGGCGGACACCGCCCTGGCGCTGGGCGGCGAGGTCCACCTGCACGAGAACTTCGACGCCGAGCAGTTCGTGAACACGGTGGCCGACGAGGGCATCGCGTGGACCTTCATGGCGACGGTCCACCTGTTCCAGCTGCTCGACCACCTGGAGGAGCGCGGACTGCGGGATGTCGAGGAGGGCCGCCTGGCCCCGCTGCAGCGGCTCATCTACAGCGGCAGCGCCGCGGCACCCGCCAGGATCGCCCAGGCCGTGAAGGCCTTCGGCCTCATCATGGTGCAGGCGTACGGCACGGGAGAGACCGGCCGGCTCACCACGCTCTTCCCCCACGAGCACCTGGACCCGTGGCTCTCGACCACGGTCGGGCGGCCCTTCCCCGACGTGGAGGTCGTCGTCGGCGACCAGGAGACGGGAGCGCCGCTCGGCACCGGTGAGGTGGGTGAAGTCCGCGTGCGCACCCCGCACATGATGGACGGCTACACCGGGGACCCGGCGGCGACGGCGAAGGTCCTGCGTGACGGCTGGTACCACACCGGCGACATCGGATACACCGACGAACACGGCTATCTGCACCTCCTGGGCAGGGTGGCCGACGTGGTCAAGGTCAACGGCGTCAAGGTCCACCCGACGGTCGTCGAACGGGAGATCCTCTCGCTCGCCGGCGTCCGGCACGCCGCGGTGTACGGAGTGCGGGACCAGGACGGCGTGGAGCACCTGTACGCCACGATCGTGGGCGACCCGGCGGTGCCGCTGGAGACCGACGCCATCCGCGCCCACCTCGCCCAGTCCCTCTCCGGGCTGCACGTGCCCGAGAGGATCAGCGTCGTCGACGCCCTGCCGCTGAACGGCAACGGAAAGCCCGACAAGGTGCGACTCCAGCTGCTCGACGCCTGA
- the speB gene encoding agmatinase, whose translation MTAHPNGVNPPLPPTETDRTLHFAGPATFGRVPRLDQVEKADIAVVGVPFDSGVTYRPGARFGGNAIREASRTLRPYNPAQNVYPFHYSQVADAGDISANPFDLNDAVETIEAAADDLLSSGARLMTLGGDHTIALPMLRAVAKKHGPVAVLHFDAHLDTWDDYFGQQYTHGMPFRRAVEEGILDTSALSHVGTRGPIYGKKDLDEDEKLGFGIVTSADVMRRGVDEVAQQLRERVGDRPLYISIDIDVLDPAHAPGTGTPEAGGLTSRELLEILRGLADCHLVSADIVEVAPAYDHADITSVAASHAAYELITIMSKQIAPVRWGVAQ comes from the coding sequence ATGACCGCGCACCCCAACGGAGTGAACCCGCCGTTGCCGCCCACGGAGACCGACCGGACGCTGCACTTCGCGGGCCCCGCGACGTTCGGCCGCGTACCGCGGCTCGACCAGGTGGAGAAGGCGGACATCGCCGTGGTCGGAGTGCCCTTCGACAGCGGCGTCACCTATCGTCCGGGCGCCCGCTTCGGCGGCAACGCCATCCGGGAGGCGTCCCGCACCCTGCGCCCCTACAACCCAGCGCAGAACGTCTACCCGTTCCACTACAGCCAGGTCGCGGACGCCGGCGACATCAGCGCCAATCCCTTCGACCTGAACGACGCCGTGGAAACGATCGAGGCGGCCGCCGACGACCTCCTCTCCAGCGGCGCCCGGCTGATGACCCTGGGCGGCGACCACACCATCGCCCTGCCGATGCTGCGTGCCGTGGCGAAGAAGCACGGTCCCGTCGCCGTCCTGCACTTCGACGCCCATCTGGACACCTGGGACGACTACTTCGGGCAGCAGTACACCCACGGCATGCCCTTCCGCCGTGCCGTGGAGGAGGGCATCCTCGACACCTCCGCCCTCTCCCACGTCGGAACCCGCGGTCCGATCTACGGCAAGAAGGATCTCGACGAGGACGAGAAGCTGGGATTCGGCATCGTCACCTCGGCCGACGTGATGCGGCGCGGTGTGGACGAGGTGGCCCAGCAGTTGCGCGAGCGCGTCGGCGACCGTCCCCTCTACATCTCCATCGACATCGACGTCCTGGACCCGGCGCACGCCCCGGGCACCGGCACTCCGGAGGCGGGCGGCCTCACCTCCCGCGAGCTGCTGGAGATCCTGCGCGGGCTCGCCGACTGCCACCTGGTCTCCGCCGACATCGTGGAGGTCGCTCCGGCCTACGACCACGCCGACATCACCTCGGTGGCCGCGTCCCACGCGGCCTACGAGCTGATCACCATCATGTCCAAGCAGATAGCCCCGGTCCGCTGGGGTGTCGCGCAGTAA
- a CDS encoding acyl-CoA carboxylase subunit beta, whose product MTTTVIGKVAELYAVREQAVRGPSDRATEAQHAKGKLTARERIALLLDEGSFREVEQLRRHRATGFGLENKKPYTDGVITGWGTVEGRTVFVYAHDFRIFGGALGEAHATKIHKIMDMAIAAGAPLVSLNDGAGARIQEGVSALAGYGGIFQRNTKASGVIPQISVMLGPCAGGAAYSPALTDFVFMVRETSQMFITGPDVVKAVTGEEITQNGLGGADVHAGTSGVAHFAYDDEETCIAEVRYLLAMLPSNNRENPPSVRAEDPADRRSDALLDLVPVDGNRPYDMLKVIEEIVDDGDHLEIHENWARNILCVLARLDGQVVGIVANQPQNLAGVLDIGASEKAARFVQMCDAFNIPIITLLDVPGFLPGVDQEHGGIIRHGAKLLYAYCNATVPRISLILRKAYGGAYIVMDSQSIGADLTYAWPTNEIAVMGAEGAANVIFRKQIADAEDPEAMREHMVKEYKAELMHPYYAAERGLVDDVIDPAETRQVLIASLAMLRTKHADLPPRKHGNPPQ is encoded by the coding sequence ATGACGACGACCGTCATCGGGAAAGTGGCCGAGCTGTATGCCGTTCGCGAGCAGGCGGTGCGCGGGCCGAGCGACCGGGCGACGGAGGCGCAGCACGCCAAGGGCAAGCTGACCGCCCGTGAGCGCATCGCGCTGCTGCTGGACGAGGGTTCCTTCCGGGAGGTCGAGCAGCTGCGACGGCACCGGGCGACCGGGTTCGGCCTGGAGAACAAGAAGCCCTACACCGACGGTGTCATCACCGGCTGGGGCACGGTCGAGGGCCGTACGGTCTTCGTCTACGCGCACGACTTCCGGATTTTCGGCGGTGCCCTGGGCGAGGCCCACGCCACGAAGATCCACAAGATCATGGACATGGCCATCGCGGCCGGTGCCCCGCTGGTCTCCCTGAACGACGGCGCCGGCGCCCGTATCCAGGAGGGCGTCTCCGCCCTGGCCGGTTACGGCGGCATCTTCCAGCGCAACACCAAGGCCTCGGGCGTCATCCCGCAGATCAGTGTGATGCTCGGTCCGTGCGCGGGCGGTGCGGCCTACTCCCCGGCGCTGACGGACTTCGTGTTCATGGTCCGGGAGACCTCGCAGATGTTCATCACCGGTCCGGACGTGGTCAAGGCCGTCACCGGCGAGGAGATCACGCAGAACGGGCTCGGCGGCGCGGACGTGCACGCCGGGACCTCGGGCGTCGCGCACTTCGCGTACGACGACGAGGAGACCTGCATCGCCGAGGTCCGGTACCTGCTGGCGATGCTCCCCTCCAACAACCGCGAGAACCCGCCCTCGGTCCGGGCCGAGGACCCGGCCGACCGGCGCTCCGACGCCCTGCTGGACCTCGTACCGGTGGACGGGAACCGCCCCTACGACATGCTCAAGGTCATCGAGGAGATCGTCGACGACGGCGACCACCTGGAGATCCACGAGAACTGGGCCCGCAACATCCTCTGCGTGCTCGCCCGCCTGGACGGCCAGGTGGTCGGCATCGTCGCCAACCAGCCGCAGAACCTGGCCGGCGTGCTGGACATCGGGGCCTCGGAGAAGGCCGCGCGCTTCGTCCAGATGTGCGACGCCTTCAACATCCCGATCATCACGCTGCTGGACGTCCCCGGCTTCCTGCCGGGCGTCGACCAGGAGCACGGCGGCATCATCCGCCACGGCGCCAAGCTGCTGTACGCGTACTGCAACGCCACCGTCCCGCGGATCTCGCTGATCCTGCGCAAGGCCTACGGCGGCGCGTACATCGTCATGGACTCCCAGTCCATCGGCGCCGACCTCACCTACGCCTGGCCGACCAACGAGATCGCCGTGATGGGCGCCGAGGGCGCGGCCAACGTCATCTTCCGCAAGCAGATCGCGGACGCCGAGGACCCCGAGGCCATGCGTGAGCACATGGTCAAGGAGTACAAGGCCGAACTCATGCACCCGTACTACGCGGCCGAGCGCGGCCTCGTCGACGACGTCATCGACCCCGCCGAGACCCGCCAGGTGCTGATCGCATCCCTCGCCATGCTCCGTACGAAGCACGCGGACCTGCCGCCGCGCAAGCACGGCAACCCCCCTCAGTGA
- a CDS encoding helix-turn-helix transcriptional regulator yields the protein MRSLRADNYACTCGYGESVHVAEIASGVRHFNRIGKAFAAVLVERDEQIERLTSFVSGVASGTAPGTTAGTGRIAVINGPVASGKTALLHRVLELTADAGPRVLTAVTSPAEQAMPFGVVEQLLRDAQAGPDVALGSDPRAESEPVPAETLMAFQSQLAGVCARGPVLIALDDVQYADPQSLQCLAHALHRAPSSGAVISLMVTRGPDAGGTPPRVLEELLHRSRGLHIRLSPLSVDGVGRLLAARAPESGTEQPAAHASRSAPPAVSVHAATGGNPLLVHGLIEDRLSLQRLSAAGPDAADHPHPQGVMDGQDHVTPTGAVDPLDPSDGDDAVCAGPGIHITEDMDLGIGREEHVPGAGTASAGAGDAVDGTPPAGEQFLHSALICVHRTGSDGLRVAQGIALLGCVGSVALLARLVEVEERTVEQVVTALDEAGVLENSRFRHDGVRTAVVESLTDDAATRLRRRAALLLYEDGAAPLTVAAQLLSHEMRAPDEEWVSRVLSEAARAALAVQRVGFAVRCLRMAESCCRDETERMQLRANLAKFIWRVKPSAWAHQLRSLLGAVRDGLLPPVDTVRLVCDLLWNGWTDDAATAIRQAVDELHQSPDAVLAAELRALRLILASTYPTALEHMGDGPVPAHGGGERPSAPLESRLAAARVLHGVLRGSGGTRDAAAEDFADSAERTLTSTRLTEETHLGMRACLLALLYADRLGTATLWADRLLVEAADLGAPGWTAVLRAMRAHMSLRRGHLAESSRLAEQALEQVPPHSWGVGIGMPLSALIEARTAMGDHEAAAELVHRPVPEEMLMTRYGLHYLYARGRHQLATGRHHAALNDFTACGELMRRWDMDRSALVPWRVGVAEAWLALGSRDQAERFAREQLAGDAGQRVRGHALRVLAGARPLRERPALLGEAVALLQEDGDWYELARALTDLGQAHKQLGDPSQGKVHTRRAWRIAEGCGARELYRSLQPSQPAPPASQPRPAAPADVVRPQSAAVSSLTDAERRVAALAAHGYTNREIGAKLFITVSTVEQHLTRVYRKINITHRQDLPVSLDIDVAHTA from the coding sequence ATGCGCTCCTTACGCGCCGACAACTATGCCTGTACGTGCGGGTACGGGGAGAGTGTCCACGTTGCGGAAATAGCATCCGGCGTACGCCACTTCAATCGCATCGGGAAGGCTTTTGCAGCTGTGTTGGTGGAGCGGGACGAACAGATCGAAAGACTGACCTCCTTCGTATCCGGTGTCGCATCCGGCACGGCGCCCGGAACGACGGCCGGGACCGGCCGGATCGCCGTGATCAACGGGCCTGTGGCTTCGGGGAAGACGGCGCTCCTCCATCGCGTACTGGAGCTCACGGCCGACGCGGGACCGCGTGTCCTCACCGCGGTGACCTCACCCGCGGAGCAGGCGATGCCGTTCGGCGTGGTGGAGCAGCTGCTGCGTGACGCCCAGGCCGGCCCGGACGTGGCGCTGGGATCGGATCCGCGGGCGGAGTCGGAGCCGGTCCCCGCCGAGACCCTCATGGCCTTCCAGTCCCAGCTCGCGGGAGTCTGCGCGCGGGGGCCGGTCCTGATCGCCCTCGACGACGTGCAGTACGCCGATCCGCAGTCGCTGCAGTGCCTCGCGCACGCGCTGCACCGGGCCCCCTCCTCCGGTGCCGTGATCTCGCTGATGGTGACCCGCGGCCCGGACGCGGGCGGCACACCGCCACGCGTCCTGGAGGAACTGCTGCACCGGTCGCGGGGGTTGCACATCCGGCTGAGTCCGCTCAGCGTCGACGGCGTCGGCCGGCTGCTCGCGGCCCGGGCCCCGGAGTCCGGTACGGAGCAGCCCGCGGCCCACGCGTCACGGTCCGCTCCGCCGGCCGTGTCCGTCCACGCGGCGACCGGTGGCAACCCCCTGCTCGTCCATGGGCTCATCGAGGACCGGCTCAGCCTGCAGCGGCTCTCGGCGGCCGGCCCGGACGCCGCGGACCACCCGCACCCGCAGGGCGTCATGGACGGCCAGGACCACGTGACCCCGACGGGCGCGGTGGACCCGCTCGATCCCTCGGACGGCGACGACGCCGTCTGCGCGGGCCCCGGCATCCACATCACCGAGGACATGGACCTCGGCATCGGCCGCGAGGAGCACGTACCCGGTGCGGGCACCGCGTCGGCCGGGGCCGGGGACGCCGTCGACGGCACGCCCCCCGCGGGCGAACAGTTCCTGCACAGCGCACTGATCTGTGTGCACCGCACGGGGTCCGACGGCCTGCGGGTCGCCCAGGGCATCGCCCTGCTGGGCTGCGTCGGATCGGTGGCGCTGCTCGCCCGGCTCGTGGAGGTCGAGGAGCGGACCGTGGAACAGGTGGTCACCGCCCTCGACGAGGCGGGGGTCCTGGAGAATTCCAGGTTCCGGCACGACGGCGTGCGGACCGCGGTGGTGGAGAGCCTGACCGACGACGCGGCGACGCGGCTGCGCCGGCGGGCGGCCCTGCTGCTGTACGAGGACGGGGCGGCACCGCTGACCGTCGCGGCCCAACTGCTCAGCCACGAGATGCGCGCCCCCGACGAGGAGTGGGTGTCGCGGGTGCTGAGCGAGGCCGCGCGTGCGGCGCTGGCCGTGCAGCGGGTCGGGTTCGCGGTGCGCTGTCTGCGGATGGCGGAGAGCTGCTGCCGCGACGAGACGGAGCGGATGCAGCTGCGGGCGAACCTGGCCAAGTTCATCTGGCGGGTCAAACCGTCCGCGTGGGCCCACCAGTTACGGTCACTGCTGGGGGCGGTACGGGACGGCCTGCTGCCGCCCGTCGACACCGTGCGGCTGGTCTGCGACCTGTTGTGGAACGGCTGGACGGACGACGCGGCCACCGCGATCCGCCAGGCTGTCGACGAGCTGCACCAGTCCCCGGACGCCGTCCTCGCCGCCGAGCTCAGGGCGCTGCGGCTCATCCTGGCCAGCACGTATCCGACGGCGCTCGAACACATGGGTGACGGGCCGGTCCCGGCACACGGCGGCGGCGAACGTCCGTCGGCGCCGTTGGAGAGCCGCCTGGCCGCGGCGAGGGTGCTGCACGGCGTGCTGCGCGGCAGCGGGGGAACGCGGGACGCGGCGGCGGAGGACTTCGCCGACAGCGCCGAACGGACGCTGACCAGCACGCGGCTGACGGAGGAGACACACCTCGGCATGCGCGCGTGCCTGCTGGCGCTCCTCTACGCGGACCGGCTGGGTACGGCGACCCTGTGGGCCGACCGGCTGCTGGTGGAGGCCGCGGACCTCGGGGCGCCCGGGTGGACGGCGGTGCTGCGCGCGATGCGCGCGCACATGTCGCTGCGCCGGGGCCATCTGGCGGAGAGCAGCCGGCTGGCGGAGCAGGCGCTGGAGCAGGTGCCGCCGCACAGCTGGGGCGTGGGCATCGGGATGCCGCTGTCGGCCCTCATCGAGGCGCGGACGGCGATGGGCGACCACGAGGCCGCGGCGGAGCTGGTGCACCGCCCGGTGCCCGAGGAGATGCTCATGACGCGCTACGGGCTGCACTATCTGTACGCGCGCGGCCGGCACCAGCTGGCCACAGGGCGCCATCACGCGGCGCTCAACGACTTCACGGCCTGCGGCGAGCTGATGCGGCGCTGGGACATGGACCGTTCGGCGCTGGTGCCCTGGCGGGTCGGCGTCGCCGAGGCCTGGCTGGCACTGGGCAGCCGCGACCAGGCGGAACGTTTCGCCCGCGAGCAGCTCGCCGGTGACGCCGGTCAGCGGGTGCGCGGCCACGCGCTGCGGGTGCTCGCGGGGGCCCGTCCGCTCCGCGAACGTCCGGCGCTGCTCGGCGAGGCGGTCGCGCTGCTCCAGGAGGACGGCGACTGGTACGAGCTGGCGCGGGCGCTGACCGATCTCGGGCAGGCGCACAAGCAGCTCGGCGACCCGTCCCAGGGCAAGGTGCACACCCGGAGGGCGTGGCGGATCGCCGAGGGCTGCGGCGCCCGGGAGCTGTACCGCTCCCTGCAGCCGAGCCAGCCCGCGCCGCCCGCTTCGCAGCCGCGCCCCGCCGCTCCGGCCGATGTCGTCCGCCCCCAGTCCGCGGCGGTGTCGTCGCTGACGGACGCGGAGCGCAGGGTGGCGGCGCTGGCGGCCCACGGTTACACCAATCGGGAGATCGGGGCCAAGCTCTTCATCACCGTCAGCACGGTCGAGCAGCATCTGACCCGGGTCTACCGGAAGATCAACATCACGCACCGTCAGGACCTACCGGTCAGTTTGGACATCGATGTCGCACACACCGCCTGA
- a CDS encoding metallophosphoesterase family protein, whose product MSHTPPDPLTTTAPAPQPGPRLLAVSDLHIGMADNRPITESLRPSHPDDWLIVAGDVGEMTEDIEWALRLLAGRFAKVVWTPGNHELWTPREDKVQLRGEERYRHLVEMCRGLGVVTPEDPWPVWEGPGGPVAVAPLFLLYDYTFRVAGTATKEESLARAHEAGVVCTDEYLLHPDPYPGRDDWCRARVAATRRRLTAHDPAVPLVLVNHFPLVREPTDVLWHPEFAQWCGTVLTADWHRRFTTAAVVYGHLHIPRTTWYDGVRFEEVSIGYPREWRRRGHPKGLLRQILPYTPQPGTGTGTGTGTGTGNAPQEARA is encoded by the coding sequence ATGTCGCACACACCGCCTGACCCCCTCACCACGACCGCCCCCGCCCCGCAGCCCGGGCCCCGGCTGCTCGCCGTGAGCGATCTGCACATCGGAATGGCCGACAACCGGCCCATCACCGAGTCGCTGCGCCCCTCCCACCCGGACGACTGGCTGATCGTGGCCGGCGACGTCGGCGAGATGACCGAGGACATCGAGTGGGCGCTGCGCCTGCTGGCCGGGCGCTTCGCCAAGGTCGTATGGACACCGGGCAACCACGAGCTGTGGACCCCGCGCGAGGACAAGGTCCAGCTGCGCGGCGAGGAGCGCTACCGGCACCTCGTGGAGATGTGCCGGGGACTGGGCGTGGTCACTCCCGAGGACCCGTGGCCGGTGTGGGAGGGCCCCGGGGGCCCGGTCGCGGTCGCTCCGCTGTTCCTGCTGTACGACTACACCTTCCGGGTGGCGGGCACCGCCACGAAGGAGGAGTCGCTGGCCCGGGCGCACGAGGCGGGCGTGGTGTGCACGGACGAGTACCTGCTGCACCCCGACCCGTACCCCGGCCGGGACGACTGGTGCCGGGCCCGCGTCGCCGCGACCCGGCGGCGGCTGACGGCGCACGATCCGGCGGTGCCGCTCGTCCTGGTCAACCACTTCCCGCTGGTGCGCGAGCCCACGGACGTGCTGTGGCACCCGGAGTTCGCGCAGTGGTGCGGCACGGTGCTGACCGCCGACTGGCACCGCAGGTTCACCACGGCCGCCGTGGTGTACGGACATCTGCACATTCCCCGGACCACCTGGTACGACGGGGTGCGCTTCGAAGAGGTGTCGATCGGCTATCCGCGCGAGTGGCGCCGCCGCGGCCATCCCAAGGGCCTGCTGCGGCAGATCCTGCCGTACACCCCGCAGCCCGGCACCGGCACCGGCACCGGCACCGGCACCGGCACGGGGAACGCCCCGCAGGAGGCGCGGGCATGA
- a CDS encoding 4'-phosphopantetheinyl transferase family protein, protein MIEDLLPGGAVASDVFGPDGSATLHPEEAALVARTTELRREEFTTVRACARRALAALGLPPAPVLPGVRNAPRWPEGVVGSMTHCAGYRAAALARDTDLAMIGIDAEPDLPLPGGVLESIALPRELAWARSGGFGARLCRDRLLFSAKEAVYKTWYPLLGTELDFDDADISFRHEEGPAGRPQGTFTARILRPRPGPDGRPVHTFTGRWLSDRGIIVTAITVPASRAATTVSCRPGPDRHKGG, encoded by the coding sequence ATGATCGAGGACCTGCTCCCCGGCGGGGCGGTCGCGAGCGACGTCTTCGGCCCGGACGGCTCGGCGACGCTCCACCCGGAGGAGGCGGCGCTCGTCGCCCGCACGACGGAGCTGCGCCGCGAGGAGTTCACCACCGTACGGGCCTGCGCCCGGCGCGCCCTCGCGGCACTGGGGCTGCCCCCGGCCCCCGTACTGCCCGGGGTGCGCAACGCGCCCCGGTGGCCCGAGGGCGTGGTCGGCAGCATGACCCACTGCGCCGGCTACCGGGCCGCCGCCCTGGCCCGGGACACCGACCTCGCGATGATCGGCATCGACGCCGAACCCGATCTGCCCCTGCCCGGCGGGGTCCTGGAGTCGATCGCGCTCCCGCGCGAGCTGGCCTGGGCCCGTTCAGGAGGCTTCGGGGCGCGCCTGTGCCGGGACCGTCTGCTCTTCAGCGCCAAGGAAGCGGTCTACAAGACCTGGTATCCGCTGCTGGGCACCGAGCTGGACTTCGACGACGCCGACATCTCCTTCCGGCACGAGGAGGGCCCGGCCGGCCGGCCGCAGGGCACGTTCACGGCCCGTATTCTGCGTCCGCGGCCCGGTCCCGACGGCCGGCCGGTGCATACGTTCACGGGCCGCTGGCTCTCGGACCGCGGCATCATCGTGACGGCCATCACCGTGCCCGCCTCTCGCGCGGCGACCACGGTGTCATGCCGTCCGGGCCCGGACCGCCACAAGGGTGGATAG
- a CDS encoding flavin monoamine oxidase family protein: protein MTSVSPAPTTMLVPDFPFSYDGWLRHPDGLGSLPPERAGTPVAVVGGGMAGMTAAYELMRLGLRPVVYEAEQLGGRMRSVPFPGQPDRVAEMGAMRFPLSARSLFHYIDLLGLRTSPFPNPLAANTPSTLIDLGGVRHTAQGVEQLPDVYQEVAAAWEKALQERAELATMRDAVRRRDVETLKQIWNRLVREFDDQSFYGFLATSSAFQSFRHREIFGQVGFGTGGWDTDFPNSLLEILRVVYTEADDNQVAIDGGSQQVPRGLWEHRPRDCAHWPAGTSLASLHGGTARSRVRAVARDGDGFLVTDADGHRERFAAVVYTPHVWTLLNRVTCEPALLTAPLWTAVERTHYMGASKLFVLTDRPFWNDTDPRTGLPVMSMTLTDRMPRGVYLFDDGPDRPGVMCLSYTWNDDSLKMATLSAAERLDVLLEKLGVIYPGVDIRSHVIGDPLGITWESEPHFMGAFKSNLPGQYRYQRRLFTQFMQRGLPQGQRGFFLCGDDVSWTAGFAEGAVTTALNAVWGVLDHLGGATPPGNPGPGDLFDALAPVDLPYDG, encoded by the coding sequence ATGACGTCAGTCAGCCCGGCTCCGACCACCATGCTGGTGCCCGACTTCCCGTTCTCCTACGACGGCTGGCTGCGCCACCCGGACGGGCTCGGCTCCCTTCCGCCCGAACGCGCCGGCACGCCGGTGGCGGTGGTCGGCGGGGGCATGGCGGGGATGACCGCCGCGTACGAACTGATGCGGCTGGGCCTGCGCCCGGTCGTGTACGAGGCAGAGCAGCTGGGTGGCCGGATGCGCTCGGTGCCCTTCCCCGGGCAGCCCGACCGCGTGGCGGAGATGGGGGCGATGCGCTTCCCGCTCTCCGCGCGCTCGCTGTTCCACTACATCGACCTGCTGGGGCTGCGGACCAGCCCCTTCCCCAACCCGCTGGCGGCGAACACCCCGAGCACTCTCATCGACCTCGGCGGCGTACGGCACACCGCGCAGGGTGTGGAGCAACTGCCCGACGTGTACCAGGAGGTGGCCGCGGCCTGGGAGAAGGCCCTGCAGGAGAGAGCCGAGCTGGCCACCATGCGGGACGCCGTCCGGCGCCGCGACGTCGAGACTCTGAAGCAGATATGGAACCGGCTGGTCAGGGAGTTCGACGACCAGTCGTTCTACGGGTTCCTCGCGACCAGTTCGGCGTTCCAGTCGTTCCGCCACCGGGAGATCTTCGGGCAGGTGGGGTTCGGCACCGGCGGCTGGGACACCGACTTCCCCAACTCGCTCCTGGAGATCCTGCGCGTCGTCTACACCGAGGCGGACGACAACCAGGTCGCCATCGACGGCGGCTCCCAGCAGGTGCCGCGCGGGCTGTGGGAGCACCGGCCGCGGGACTGCGCGCACTGGCCGGCCGGTACCTCGCTGGCCTCCCTGCACGGCGGGACGGCCCGGTCGCGGGTGCGGGCCGTCGCCAGGGACGGCGACGGCTTCCTCGTCACCGACGCCGACGGGCACCGGGAGCGGTTCGCGGCGGTGGTGTACACGCCGCACGTGTGGACTCTGCTCAACCGGGTCACGTGCGAACCGGCGCTGCTGACGGCGCCGCTGTGGACCGCTGTGGAGCGCACCCACTACATGGGTGCCTCCAAACTGTTCGTCCTGACCGACCGGCCCTTCTGGAACGACACGGACCCGCGGACCGGCCTTCCGGTCATGAGTATGACGCTCACGGACCGGATGCCGCGCGGGGTCTACCTCTTCGACGACGGGCCGGACCGCCCCGGCGTGATGTGCCTGTCGTACACCTGGAACGACGACTCGCTGAAGATGGCGACGCTGAGCGCGGCCGAGCGGCTGGACGTGCTGCTGGAGAAGCTCGGCGTGATCTATCCCGGCGTCGACATCCGCTCCCACGTCATCGGTGACCCCCTCGGCATCACATGGGAGAGCGAGCCGCACTTCATGGGCGCGTTCAAGTCCAATCTGCCGGGCCAGTACCGCTACCAGCGCAGGCTGTTCACGCAGTTCATGCAGCGGGGGCTGCCGCAAGGCCAGCGCGGCTTCTTCCTCTGCGGCGACGACGTGTCGTGGACGGCGGGCTTCGCGGAGGGCGCGGTCACCACGGCGCTGAACGCGGTGTGGGGCGTACTGGACCACCTGGGCGGGGCCACCCCTCCCGGCAACCCGGGCCCCGGCGACCTGTTCGACGCGCTGGCTCCCGTCGACCTCCCCTACGACGGCTGA